Proteins encoded in a region of the Phoenix dactylifera cultivar Barhee BC4 chromosome 3, palm_55x_up_171113_PBpolish2nd_filt_p, whole genome shotgun sequence genome:
- the LOC103718325 gene encoding omega-3 fatty acid desaturase, endoplasmic reticulum: MVRLWSSFARPKASLLYGWGRAKPKRAAAAAATPPGAEAASKEEEEEDFDPANPPPFRLGEIRAAIPTHCWVKDPWRSMRYVARDVVVVVGLAAMAVFFDGWVVWPLYWLAQGTMFWAIFVLGHDCGHGSFSDSARLNSIVGHLLHTIILVPYHGWRISHRKHHQNHGHVERDESWHPLSEETYRGLGYLTRKLRFSEPFPLFAFPVYLWSRSPGKQGSHFHPGSDLFHPNERSEIVTSTICWLAMASLLLSLSWVIGPVPMLKLYGVPYVVFIMWLDFVTYLHHHGHAKKLPWYRGKEWSYLRGALTTLDRDYGWINNMHHDIGTHVIHHLFPQIPHYNLVEATKAAKVVLGKYYREPHKSGPFPFHLFGILARSLRIDHFVSDIGDVVYYQADPQLHGGRQDKSG; encoded by the exons ATGGTGAGGCTTTGGAGTTCCTTCGCACGCCCCAAAGCCTCCCTCCTCTATGGCTGGGGACGGGCCAAGCCCAAGagggccgccgccgccgccgccaccccgCCTGGAGCGGAGGCGGCGagcaaggaagaggaggaagaagacttcgATCCGGCGAATCCACCGCCGTTCCGGCTGGGGGAGATCCGGGCAGCCATACCAACCCATTGCTGGGTGAAGGATCCATGGCGGTCGATGAGGTACGTCGCGAGGGACGTTGTCGTCGTCGTCGGGCTTGCAGCGATGGCGGTGTTCTTCGACGGCTGGGTGGTGTGGCCATTGTATTGGCTGGCCCAAGGGACCATGTTCTGGGCTATCTTTGTCCTCGGACATGACTG TGGACATGGGAGCTTCTCGGACAGTGCGAGGCTCAACAGTATAGTGGGACACTTGCTTCACACCATCATTCTGGTGCCATACCATGGATG GAGGATTAGCCACAGGAAGCACCACCAGAATCATGGGCACGTGGAGAGGGACGAGTCATGGCACCCG TTATCTGAGGAGACATACAGAGGCTTGGGCTATCTCACTCGAAAGCTGCGGTTTTCCGAACCATTTCCCCTGTTCGCATTCCCTGTTTATTTG TGGTCGAGAAGCCCTGGAAAGCAAGGCTCACACTTCCACCCGGGCAGCGACTTGTTCCATCCAAACGAGAGAAGTGAGATCGTTACATCAACCATCTGCTGGCTGGCAATGGCGTCCCTGCTTCTAAGTCTCTCATGGGTGATTGGTCCTGTCCCAATGCTCAAACTTTATGGTGTACCCTATGTT GTCTTTATAATGTGGTTGGATTTTGTTACCTACTTGCATCACCATGGCCACGCCAAGAAGCTCCCATGGTATCGAGGCAAG GAATGGAGCTACTTGCGAGGAGCGCTGACGACGCTCGATCGAGACTATGGATGGATCAACAACATGCACCATGATATCGGAACTCATGTGATACACCACCTCTTCCCCCAAATACCTCACTACAATCTAGTAGAAGCT ACGAAGGCAGCTAAGGTTGTGCTCGGGAAATACTACCGAGAACCTCACAAGTCTGGTCCTTTTCCTTTTCAcctatttgggattctagcaAGGAGCTTGAGAATTGATCATTTTGTGAGTGATATTGGAGATGTTGTCTACTACCAGGCTGACCCTCAACTGCATGGTGGCCGGCAGGATAAGTCCGGGTGA